A segment of the Thermodesulfobacteriota bacterium genome:
GCTCATGGTTATGCGGAATGGCCCCCTTTGCCAAATCAGTTTCCACGAGGGGGCGGGGTTGTCAAGGAATCCGGGCTTCCCCGCCACGTCGGCCGCGGCAGGGCGCGCGCCGAGGCCCCCGCCAATCCTTGAAATTCCCCCCAAAGTACGTAGAATCTCTACAGCTATCGTGCAATCCCCACACGGATAAGGGAGAAAATACAAAGTATGTCAAAAGGTTTGGAAAACAACTGGGCGCTCATTCTGGGCGCGTCGAGCGGCTTCGGCGAGGCCGCGGCGATAGAGCTTGCATCGCGCGGTATGAACATCTTCGGCGTCCACCTCGACAGGAAAGGCACGATGCCCAAGGTCGAGGAGATAAAGGAAAAGATAAAAAGCCGCGGCAGGCAGGCGAGCTTTTTTAACGTAAACGCCGCCGACGCCGACCAAAGGTCCGAGGTCCTTGGCGAGATCGAGCAGATTCTCGACGAGCACAAGAACCCCTCGGGCGTCAGGGTGCTGATCCACTCCCTCGCCTTCGGCACGTTAAAGCCCTACATCGCCGGGGACGAAAAGGCGCGCGTCTCCGCGAAGAACATGGACATGACGCTCGACGTCATGGCGCACAGCCTCGTCTACTGGGCCCAGGAGCTCGTCGCGAGGGGGCTCATGACGGACGGCGGGCGCATATTCGCCATGACCAGCGCCGGGGGGCACAGGGTATGGCCGACGTACGGGCCTGTATCGGCGTCGAAGGCCGCCCTCGAATCGCACATACGGCAGCTCGCCGTCGAGCTCTCGAAGCACGGCATCACGGCGAACGCCATACAGGCGGGCGTGACGGAAACCCCGGCACTCAGCAAGATTCCGGGCAACGACGAGATAATCAGGCACGCCGTCGAAGTCAATCCCGGCGGCAGGCTCACGACCACCGAAGACGTGGCCAGGGCCATATACGCCCTGTCGTTGCCTGAGACGTCGTGGCTCACGGGCAACGTTATAAAGGTGGACGGCGGCGAGGACCTTATATAAGGAAACAGTCAGGCGCGGCTTCTTGCCTGACCCGGTATTTTAGTTTGTCATTCCCAATGATTTCGAGCGGGCGAGGAATCGGACGCGGTTCATTTACACAACAAGTGTTTATCCGGTACCGCTCGAAACCTGTTTACACATTGGGAATCCAGTCTTTATAATGTGTCGTTGCGAGGGAACGCTTTCCGTGACCGCGGCAATCTCGTCGTTTTGTTTAATGCTTTTATAAAAACATCGATTCCTTTTGCTGCATGAACGACAGGTAAAAGGCCCGATCGGAGAAAAGACAGAAATAATGGCAAAGAAAGTCACACTCTACAACACGCTCTCACAAAAGAAAGAAGAGCTCTCGCCCCTCGGCGAAGGCAAGATAAAAATGTACGTCTGCGGGCCGACGGTCTACGACTCGGCTCACCTGGGGCACGCCCGCGCGGCGGTCACGTTCGACGTCATTTTCAGGTTCCTTACGCATATCGGATACGACGTCACATACGCCCGAAACTTCACCGACGTAGACGACAAGATCATACACAAGGCGACACAGACCGGCGCGACGGCAGACGAAGTCGCCGAGAAATATATAAAGGAATACAGGGACGACATGGCCTCCATAGGCGTAAAGAGGCCGACCGTAGAGCCCCGCGTAACCGAGCACATGCCCGAGATCATAGACCTCGTCGGCAGGATAATCGACAAGGGCTACGCCTACACGTCCGGAGGCGACGTATTCTTTTCCGTGAAGAAATTCAAGGGCTACGGCAAGCTCTCACGTAGAGACCCGGACGACATGCTCGCCGGAACGCGTATCGATATTAACGAATTAAAGGAGGACCCGCTCGACTTCGCGCTGTGGAAGGCCGCCAAGCCCGGCAAGCCCTTTTGGAAGAGCCCGTGGGGCGACGGCCGGCCCGGCTGGCACATCGAGTGCTCTACGATGAGCATGAAGTATCTCGGCGAGAGCTTCGACATACACGGCGGAGGGAAAGACCTCATCTTCCCCC
Coding sequences within it:
- a CDS encoding SDR family oxidoreductase gives rise to the protein MSKGLENNWALILGASSGFGEAAAIELASRGMNIFGVHLDRKGTMPKVEEIKEKIKSRGRQASFFNVNAADADQRSEVLGEIEQILDEHKNPSGVRVLIHSLAFGTLKPYIAGDEKARVSAKNMDMTLDVMAHSLVYWAQELVARGLMTDGGRIFAMTSAGGHRVWPTYGPVSASKAALESHIRQLAVELSKHGITANAIQAGVTETPALSKIPGNDEIIRHAVEVNPGGRLTTTEDVARAIYALSLPETSWLTGNVIKVDGGEDLI